One genomic segment of Primulina tabacum isolate GXHZ01 chromosome 9, ASM2559414v2, whole genome shotgun sequence includes these proteins:
- the LOC142555421 gene encoding 14 kDa proline-rich protein DC2.15-like — MATSKISATVSILSLLLFAFFTTISAECPPKTKPIIPKPKPKPKPIPLPKGPPANPFCPRDTLKLGVCGNLLGVVNIIIGIPPESKCCALLEGLTDLEVAACLCTAIKANVLGINLNIPVSLSAIVTSCGKKVPTGFKCG; from the coding sequence ATGGCCACCTCCAAAATTTCAGCCACTGTTTCAATCCTCTCCCTTCTCCTGTTCGCCTTCTTCACCACCATCTCTGCCGAATGCCCGCCTAAGACCAAGCCAATTATTCCAAAACCGAAACCGAAACCCAAGCCAATCCCATTGCCGAAGGGCCCCCCTGCCAACCCCTTCTGCCCCCGAGACACGCTGAAACTCGGCGTGTGTGGGAACCTGCTCGGTGTGGTGAATATAATAATCGGTATCCCCCCTGAAAGCAAATGCTGTGCTTTGCTAGAAGGCTTGACCGACTTGGAGGTGGCGGCATGCCTTTGCACAGCCATAAAGGCAAATGTGCTCGGGATTAACTTGAACATCCCGGTTTCGTTGAGCGCCATCGTCACTAGTTGCGGCAAAAAGGTTCCTACTGGATTCAAGTGTGGATAG